A single genomic interval of Streptomyces sp. 1222.5 harbors:
- a CDS encoding MarR family winged helix-turn-helix transcriptional regulator produces MTTRWLTPEEQRAWRAYMAASRLLEDAIDRQLQQEGGMPHLFYSVLANLSEAPERRLRMTDLAETLKITRSRLTYVVTRLERDGLVRREDCRWDKRSSLAVLTDAGTAVLERTAPGHVDTVRATLFDRLTPEQVGQLEEICTGIARGLQGADDERPTTEDVPWRRRSSPCSGPQPEPPAGRSPERR; encoded by the coding sequence ATGACGACCCGCTGGCTCACCCCCGAGGAGCAGCGCGCCTGGCGCGCCTACATGGCCGCCTCCCGCCTCCTGGAGGACGCGATCGACCGTCAGCTCCAGCAGGAGGGCGGCATGCCCCACCTGTTCTACTCGGTGCTGGCCAACCTCTCCGAGGCGCCCGAGCGGCGGCTGCGCATGACCGACCTCGCCGAGACGCTGAAGATCACCCGCAGCAGGCTGACGTACGTGGTGACCCGGCTGGAGCGGGACGGACTGGTGCGCCGGGAGGACTGCCGCTGGGACAAGCGCAGCAGTCTCGCGGTGCTGACCGACGCGGGGACGGCCGTGCTGGAGCGTACGGCACCCGGGCACGTCGACACGGTGCGCGCAACCCTCTTCGACCGACTGACGCCGGAGCAGGTGGGGCAGCTGGAGGAGATCTGCACCGGGATCGCGCGCGGGCTCCAGGGGGCGGACGACGAGCGGCCGACCACCGAGGACGTGCCGTGGCGGCGGCGGTCCTCGCCCTGCTCGGGGCCCCAGCCGGAGCCGCCGGCGGGCCGCTCCCCCGAACGTCGTTGA
- a CDS encoding MFS transporter yields MSREQRGPNEKLGAVLALAGISNAGLARRVNDLGAQRGLTLRYDKTSVARWVSKGMVPQGAAPHLIAAAIGQKLGRPVPLHEIGLADADPAPEVGLAFPRDVAQAVRSATELYRLDFAGRRAGAGGIWQSLAGSFAVSAYATPASRWLITPADSSVARDTDSTEGSGAPIKVGHSDVQKLREAAEDARRWDSKYGGGDWRSSMVPECLRVEAAPLLLGSYSDEVGRALFGASAELTRLAGWMAFDTGQQEAAQRYYIQALRLARAAADVPLGGYVLASMSLQATYRGFGDEGVDLAQAALERNRGLATARTMSFFRLVEARAHARAGDAQAAGTALKAAEGWLERSREGDNDPSWLGFYGYDRFAADAAECYRDLKAPRQVRRFTEQALSKPTEEFVRSHGLRLVVSAVAELESGNLDAACEQGVRAVEVAGRISSARTTEYVKDLLHRLEPYGDEPRVVELRERARPLLMAPA; encoded by the coding sequence ATGTCCAGGGAGCAACGCGGGCCGAACGAAAAACTCGGCGCCGTTCTCGCCCTCGCGGGAATCAGCAACGCAGGACTCGCGCGACGCGTCAACGACCTTGGCGCTCAACGCGGGTTGACTCTTCGCTACGACAAGACCTCCGTGGCGCGCTGGGTGTCGAAAGGCATGGTGCCGCAGGGTGCCGCGCCCCACCTCATCGCGGCCGCCATCGGACAGAAGCTGGGCCGCCCGGTGCCGCTCCACGAGATCGGCCTGGCGGACGCGGACCCCGCACCCGAGGTGGGCCTCGCCTTCCCCCGGGACGTGGCACAGGCGGTGAGGTCGGCGACGGAGCTGTACCGGCTCGACTTCGCCGGGCGCCGCGCCGGCGCGGGCGGCATCTGGCAGTCGCTCGCCGGATCGTTCGCGGTGAGTGCGTACGCGACGCCCGCCTCACGATGGCTGATAACCCCCGCCGACAGCTCGGTCGCGCGGGACACGGACTCCACCGAGGGCTCCGGCGCACCGATCAAAGTCGGCCACAGCGACGTGCAGAAGCTGCGGGAGGCCGCCGAGGACGCCAGGCGGTGGGACTCCAAGTACGGGGGCGGGGACTGGCGTTCGTCGATGGTGCCGGAGTGTCTGCGGGTGGAGGCGGCCCCGCTGCTGCTCGGCTCCTACTCCGACGAGGTCGGCCGCGCCCTGTTCGGCGCCTCCGCGGAACTCACCCGGCTCGCCGGGTGGATGGCCTTCGACACCGGGCAGCAGGAGGCCGCGCAGCGGTACTACATCCAGGCACTGCGGCTCGCGCGCGCGGCGGCCGACGTCCCGCTGGGGGGCTATGTGCTGGCGTCCATGTCGCTCCAGGCGACGTACCGGGGCTTCGGTGACGAGGGCGTCGACCTGGCGCAGGCCGCGCTGGAGCGGAACCGGGGACTGGCGACCGCGCGCACGATGAGCTTCTTCCGGCTGGTGGAGGCCCGGGCGCACGCTCGCGCGGGGGACGCGCAGGCCGCGGGCACCGCGCTGAAGGCCGCCGAGGGCTGGCTGGAGCGGTCGCGGGAGGGCGACAACGACCCCTCCTGGCTCGGCTTCTACGGCTACGACCGGTTCGCCGCGGATGCCGCCGAGTGCTACCGGGACCTGAAGGCACCCCGGCAGGTGCGCCGCTTCACCGAGCAGGCGCTGTCGAAGCCGACGGAGGAGTTCGTGCGGTCGCACGGGCTGCGCCTGGTGGTCTCGGCCGTCGCCGAGCTGGAGTCCGGGAACCTGGACGCCGCCTGCGAGCAGGGGGTACGGGCCGTGGAGGTGGCCGGGCGGATCTCCTCGGCGCGGACCACGGAGTACGTGAAGGACCTCCTGCACCGGCTGGAGCCGTACGGGGACGAGCCGCGGGTGGTGGAGCTGCGGGAGCGCGCCCGGCCGCTTCTGATGGCACCGGCATAG
- a CDS encoding M23 family metallopeptidase, translating to MASNRPAPEAPFIPAQRESETFGYASYRAEEGPWEEWNPTEESLTPVRGRHRVAKQRGGFARSSTVLGVGVIAAVGAGGMASANTGKPPVSISLPDLPSVGSLFDDGSAKTSEATGLSDVGVTSAGSEQDTDAGEALRSRIMAQAEQQKGQAESKATAARLATAEKLTADAAAKAEKEAAAKAAAAKKKAEAAAAKAEAEAKKAAEEKRLAELAKQYTLPTSSYTITSTFGQAGSMWSSGYHTGLDFAAPTGTLIKAIHSGTITQAGWAGSYGYRTVLTLDDGTELWFCHQSSISVSVGQKVSTGELIGRVGATGNVTGPHLHLEVHPGGDATGIDPMAWLRGKGLTP from the coding sequence GTGGCGTCCAACCGGCCTGCCCCAGAAGCCCCGTTCATACCGGCTCAGCGTGAGAGCGAGACCTTCGGTTACGCCTCCTACCGTGCCGAGGAGGGCCCCTGGGAGGAGTGGAACCCCACCGAGGAGTCCCTCACCCCGGTTCGCGGGCGGCACCGCGTGGCCAAGCAGCGCGGCGGGTTCGCCCGCAGCTCCACCGTCCTCGGCGTCGGCGTGATCGCGGCGGTCGGCGCGGGCGGGATGGCCAGCGCCAACACCGGCAAGCCGCCGGTCTCCATCTCCCTGCCGGACCTGCCGAGCGTCGGTTCCCTCTTCGACGACGGTTCCGCCAAGACCTCCGAGGCCACCGGACTCAGCGACGTCGGTGTGACCTCCGCCGGCAGCGAGCAGGACACCGATGCGGGCGAGGCCCTGCGCAGCCGGATCATGGCCCAGGCCGAGCAGCAGAAGGGCCAGGCCGAGAGCAAGGCCACCGCCGCCAGGCTCGCCACCGCCGAGAAGCTGACCGCCGACGCGGCCGCGAAGGCGGAGAAGGAAGCCGCCGCGAAGGCCGCCGCCGCGAAGAAGAAGGCGGAGGCCGCGGCCGCCAAGGCGGAGGCCGAGGCCAAGAAGGCGGCGGAGGAGAAGCGGCTGGCCGAGCTGGCCAAGCAGTACACGCTGCCGACGTCCTCGTACACGATCACCTCGACGTTCGGCCAGGCCGGCTCGATGTGGTCCTCCGGCTACCACACCGGCCTCGACTTCGCGGCCCCCACGGGCACCCTCATCAAGGCCATCCACAGCGGCACGATCACGCAGGCGGGCTGGGCCGGCTCCTACGGCTACCGCACGGTCCTCACCCTGGACGACGGCACCGAGCTGTGGTTCTGCCACCAGTCCTCGATCAGCGTCTCCGTCGGCCAGAAGGTCTCCACCGGCGAGCTCATCGGCCGGGTCGGCGCGACCGGCAACGTCACCGGCCCGCACCTCCACCTGGAGGTCCACCCGGGCGGCGACGCCACGGGGATCGACCCCATGGCCTGGCTGCGGGGCAAGGGCCTCACCCCCTGA
- the lhgO gene encoding L-2-hydroxyglutarate oxidase: MVQVRQGAYDCDVLVIGGGIVGLSTAYAITRAAPGTRVTVLEKEPGPARHQTGRNSGVIHSGIYYRPGSLKARYAVRGAAEMVKFCAEYGIAHAVTGKLIVATEREELPRLHALVQRGRENGIPVRELGPTQIAEYEPEVRGLAAIHVGTTGVCDFVGVARQLAHASGAEIRYGARVVRVDRRPERGVAVLTASGEIVRARVLVNCAGLYCDEVARLTGDEPGVRIVPFRGEYYELARPELVRGLVYPVPDPAFPFLGVHLTRGIDGGVHIGPNAVPALAREGYDWGVVRPRELAGTMAWPGSWSIARQHWRYGAGELHRSLSKEAFLKAVRRLLPAAEAGDLVRAPAGVRAQAVLRDGTLVDDFLIREGARAVHVLNAPSPAATASLPIGREVGRRVLDLLGSL, from the coding sequence GTGGTGCAGGTGCGGCAGGGCGCGTACGACTGCGACGTGCTGGTGATCGGCGGGGGCATCGTCGGGCTGTCCACGGCGTATGCGATCACCCGGGCGGCGCCGGGTACGCGCGTGACCGTGCTGGAGAAGGAGCCGGGACCGGCCCGCCACCAGACGGGGCGCAACAGCGGGGTCATCCACAGCGGGATCTACTACCGCCCGGGCTCGCTCAAGGCGCGGTACGCGGTGCGGGGCGCCGCCGAGATGGTGAAGTTCTGCGCCGAGTACGGCATCGCGCACGCCGTCACCGGCAAGCTGATCGTCGCCACCGAGCGCGAGGAGCTGCCGCGGCTGCACGCGCTCGTGCAGCGCGGCCGGGAGAACGGCATCCCGGTGCGGGAGCTGGGTCCCACCCAGATCGCGGAGTACGAACCGGAGGTGCGCGGCCTCGCGGCGATACACGTCGGCACGACCGGCGTGTGCGACTTCGTCGGGGTCGCGCGGCAGCTGGCCCACGCGTCCGGCGCGGAGATCCGGTACGGCGCGCGGGTCGTCCGGGTGGACCGGCGGCCGGAGCGGGGCGTGGCCGTGCTCACCGCGAGCGGGGAGATCGTCCGCGCACGCGTGCTCGTGAACTGCGCGGGGCTGTACTGCGACGAGGTGGCGCGGCTGACCGGGGACGAGCCCGGGGTGCGGATCGTGCCGTTTCGCGGGGAGTACTACGAGCTGGCGCGGCCGGAGCTGGTGCGCGGGCTGGTGTATCCGGTGCCGGACCCGGCGTTCCCGTTCCTCGGGGTCCATCTGACCCGGGGCATCGACGGAGGCGTGCACATCGGTCCGAACGCGGTCCCGGCCCTGGCCCGGGAGGGGTACGACTGGGGAGTCGTCCGGCCCCGGGAGCTGGCCGGCACCATGGCCTGGCCGGGGTCCTGGTCGATCGCCCGGCAGCACTGGCGGTACGGCGCGGGGGAGCTGCACCGCTCGCTGTCGAAGGAGGCGTTCCTGAAGGCGGTGCGCAGACTGCTGCCCGCCGCCGAGGCCGGTGACCTGGTGCGGGCTCCCGCCGGGGTGCGCGCGCAGGCGGTGCTGCGGGACGGGACGCTGGTGGACGACTTCCTGATCCGCGAGGGGGCACGGGCCGTGCACGTGCTCAACGCGCCGTCCCCCGCGGCGACCGCCTCGCTCCCGATCGGCCGGGAGGTGGGGCGGCGGGTGCTGGATCTGCTCGGTTCGCTGTGA
- a CDS encoding dihydrofolate reductase family protein encodes MPLPYVLLSAAVSLDGYLDDTGPERLLLSSPADFDRVDAVRASVDAILIGAGTIRADNPRLLVNSADRRAARVASGRPAYPLKVTVTATGELDPDAHFWHTGGEKLVCTTDKGAEVASRLLGDTADVVALGADLDWRALLEHLHDVRGVERLMVEGGGRVHTQLLTQGLADELQLVLAPLLVGDPAAPRLFGPGEYQGGRLRLVETRRIEDVVLMRYEPTAPGTGPLPTAADRRWLRTACELAAQCPPSETAFSVGAVVVGADGTELARGHSREGGDPVVHAEEAALAKLDPADPGLSGATVYSSLEPCARRASRPAPCAELILRSGARRVVTAWREPDTFVAAADGTGVLRDGGAEVVVLPEFEALAKAPNSHLTA; translated from the coding sequence ATGCCCCTGCCGTACGTGCTGCTGTCCGCCGCCGTCTCCCTCGACGGCTACCTGGACGACACCGGCCCCGAGCGGCTGCTGCTCTCCAGCCCGGCCGACTTCGACCGGGTCGACGCGGTGCGGGCCTCCGTCGACGCCATCTTGATCGGCGCCGGCACCATCCGCGCCGACAACCCGCGGCTGCTGGTCAACTCCGCCGACCGGCGCGCCGCCCGGGTGGCGTCCGGCCGGCCCGCGTACCCCCTGAAGGTGACCGTCACCGCCACCGGCGAACTCGACCCCGACGCCCACTTCTGGCACACCGGCGGCGAGAAGCTGGTCTGCACGACCGACAAGGGCGCGGAGGTGGCCTCCCGCCTCCTCGGGGACACCGCGGACGTCGTCGCGCTCGGCGCCGACCTCGACTGGCGGGCCCTGCTGGAGCACCTGCACGACGTGCGCGGGGTCGAACGCCTCATGGTCGAGGGCGGCGGCCGGGTGCACACCCAGCTGCTGACGCAGGGCCTCGCCGACGAACTCCAACTGGTCCTCGCCCCGCTCCTGGTCGGCGACCCGGCGGCCCCGCGGCTGTTCGGCCCCGGGGAGTACCAGGGCGGACGGCTGCGCCTGGTCGAGACCCGCCGGATCGAGGACGTCGTCCTCATGCGGTACGAGCCCACCGCCCCCGGCACCGGCCCGCTCCCCACCGCCGCCGACCGCCGCTGGCTGCGCACCGCCTGTGAGCTCGCCGCCCAGTGCCCGCCCTCGGAGACGGCGTTCAGCGTCGGCGCGGTCGTGGTCGGCGCCGACGGCACCGAGCTCGCCCGCGGCCACTCCCGGGAGGGCGGCGACCCCGTGGTCCACGCGGAGGAGGCCGCCCTGGCCAAGCTCGACCCGGCCGACCCGGGGCTGTCCGGCGCCACCGTCTACAGCAGCCTGGAACCCTGCGCCCGCCGCGCCTCCCGGCCCGCCCCCTGTGCCGAACTGATCCTGCGGTCCGGTGCGCGCCGGGTGGTCACCGCTTGGCGGGAGCCGGACACCTTCGTGGCCGCGGCCGACGGCACGGGCGTCCTGCGCGACGGCGGAGCCGAGGTCGTCGTGCTCCCGGAGTTCGAGGCGCTCGCCAAGGCCCCGAACTCCCACCTGACGGCCTGA
- the trmB gene encoding tRNA (guanosine(46)-N7)-methyltransferase TrmB: MSDFLNAPEAPSPAAHTPGVSVRHTRAKGEPRFPDGPRADPAGSHFERRIRSFQPRRSRVTAGQADALQRLWPKWGLDIDGQGVVDPVELFGNANPVVLEIGFGMGEATAQMAAADPDTNILAVDVHTPGQGNLLNLADRNGLANVRVGNGDAIILLREMLRPDSLDGLRVYFPDPWPKKRHHKRRLIQPEFLALAATRLRPGAIVHCATDWEPYAEQMLEVLSAHPDFENTQAEGGYSPRPEFRPLTRFEGQGLDKGHVVNDLLFRRVPHQDR; encoded by the coding sequence GTGTCTGACTTCCTCAACGCTCCCGAAGCCCCCTCGCCGGCCGCGCACACGCCCGGTGTGTCCGTGCGGCACACCCGGGCCAAGGGGGAACCGCGGTTCCCCGACGGGCCCAGGGCCGATCCGGCCGGGTCGCACTTCGAGCGGCGGATCCGCAGCTTCCAGCCGCGGCGCAGCCGGGTGACGGCCGGGCAGGCCGATGCGCTGCAGCGGCTGTGGCCCAAGTGGGGACTGGACATCGACGGGCAGGGGGTCGTCGACCCGGTCGAGCTGTTCGGGAACGCCAACCCCGTCGTGCTGGAGATCGGCTTCGGGATGGGCGAGGCCACCGCGCAGATGGCCGCCGCCGACCCGGACACCAACATCCTCGCCGTCGACGTGCACACCCCGGGGCAGGGCAACCTGCTCAACCTCGCCGACCGCAACGGGCTGGCCAACGTCAGGGTGGGCAACGGCGACGCCATCATCCTGCTGCGGGAGATGCTCCGGCCCGACTCGCTGGACGGGCTGCGCGTCTACTTCCCGGACCCCTGGCCCAAGAAGCGGCACCACAAGCGGCGGCTCATCCAGCCCGAGTTCCTGGCGCTCGCGGCGACCCGGCTCAGGCCCGGCGCGATCGTGCACTGCGCGACCGACTGGGAGCCGTACGCCGAACAGATGCTCGAGGTGCTCAGTGCGCACCCCGACTTCGAGAACACGCAGGCAGAGGGCGGTTACTCGCCACGTCCCGAGTTCCGGCCGCTGACCCGTTTCGAGGGGCAGGGACTGGACAAGGGACATGTCGTGAACGATCTGCTCTTCCGTCGCGTACCGCACCAGGATCGATAG
- a CDS encoding PrsW family intramembrane metalloprotease has product MATSPPYPTPPAGPVDGELRHPHWWQRGWVRYGALITLLALSGLVILALVRRQTGTEGFLVGLGLAVLPVPWLTAAFRWLDRVEPGPWRNLVFAFAWGACAAALIAIVANSFATKWIATSTADPAGADTLGATVIAPIVEESAKAAAVLLVFLFRRRDFTGLVDGVVIAGITATGFAFTENILYLGTAFGTDQLTGGRGIASVTAATFFVRIVMSPFAHPLFTVFTGIGFGIAALSGERQHLRRVLLPVCGLLLAMSMHAFWNGSSTFGPLGFFAVYGGFMVPAFALLTWLVIWTRQRELRTVREELPAYVLAGWLGPAEPYALGSMRARRMARDYARHHFGGRPAARTVARYEAYATSLAFLRHRGRQGRAPADFVVRERELLTELWRRREMARPALEYAARTLAPAARPPYGAPAPHWYVGHPAGPYSAYNPYRT; this is encoded by the coding sequence GTGGCCACCAGTCCTCCGTACCCCACTCCCCCCGCGGGCCCCGTCGACGGGGAGCTCCGCCACCCGCACTGGTGGCAGCGCGGATGGGTGCGGTACGGGGCGCTGATCACGCTGCTGGCGCTGTCCGGGCTGGTGATCCTCGCGCTCGTGCGGCGGCAGACCGGCACGGAGGGGTTCCTGGTGGGCCTCGGGCTGGCCGTGCTGCCGGTGCCCTGGCTGACGGCCGCCTTCCGGTGGCTGGACCGGGTGGAGCCGGGTCCCTGGCGGAACCTGGTCTTCGCCTTCGCCTGGGGGGCGTGCGCGGCGGCGCTGATAGCCATCGTCGCCAACAGCTTCGCGACCAAGTGGATAGCGACGTCCACCGCGGATCCGGCCGGCGCCGACACGCTCGGGGCCACGGTGATAGCGCCGATCGTGGAGGAGTCCGCGAAGGCCGCCGCCGTGCTGCTGGTCTTCCTCTTCCGCAGACGGGACTTCACCGGGCTGGTGGACGGCGTGGTGATAGCCGGGATCACCGCCACCGGGTTCGCGTTCACCGAGAACATCCTCTACCTGGGCACGGCCTTCGGGACGGACCAGCTGACCGGCGGCCGCGGTATCGCGTCCGTCACCGCCGCCACCTTCTTCGTGCGCATCGTGATGTCCCCGTTCGCGCACCCCCTGTTCACCGTGTTCACCGGCATCGGCTTCGGCATCGCCGCGCTGTCCGGGGAGCGGCAGCACCTCAGGCGGGTGCTGCTGCCGGTCTGCGGGCTGCTGCTCGCGATGAGCATGCACGCGTTCTGGAACGGGTCCTCCACCTTCGGCCCGCTCGGGTTCTTCGCCGTCTACGGCGGCTTCATGGTGCCCGCCTTCGCCCTGCTGACCTGGCTCGTGATCTGGACGCGGCAGCGGGAGCTGCGGACCGTGCGGGAGGAGCTCCCGGCGTACGTGCTGGCCGGGTGGCTGGGACCGGCCGAGCCGTACGCGCTGGGGTCGATGCGGGCGCGGCGGATGGCCCGCGACTACGCCCGCCACCACTTCGGGGGTCGGCCCGCGGCACGGACGGTGGCCCGGTACGAGGCGTACGCGACCTCGCTCGCGTTCCTGCGGCACCGCGGACGTCAGGGGCGGGCCCCGGCCGACTTCGTCGTACGCGAGCGGGAGTTGCTGACCGAGCTGTGGCGGCGCCGGGAGATGGCACGGCCGGCGCTGGAGTACGCGGCGCGGACACTGGCGCCGGCGGCCCGCCCGCCGTACGGCGCCCCGGCACCCCACTGGTACGTCGGCCACCCGGCGGGCCCCTACTCGGCGTACAACCCGTACCGCACCTGA
- a CDS encoding aldo/keto reductase: protein MTSLRTLGSSDLEVFPLSLGGNVFGWTADEQTSFAVLDAYAAAGGNFVDTADSYSAWVEGNAGGESETIIGKWVKARGNRDDVVIATKVSQHPEYQGLSAATIKAAADASLRRLGTDRIDLYYTHFDKPEVPVEEIIGALDELVRAGKVRHIAASNISPERLRASLDFSDREGLARYVALQPHYNLVSRDTYEGPLQDLAAREGLAAVPYYSLAAGFLTGKYRPGTTVDSPRAGTGAKYARSERGGRVLAALDEIAAAHGAPVATVALAWLAAQPTVTAPIASARTVDQLPALLGVADLTLTDDDLKKLTEASA from the coding sequence ATGACTTCTCTGCGCACACTCGGTTCCTCCGACCTCGAGGTCTTCCCCCTCTCCCTCGGCGGCAACGTCTTCGGCTGGACCGCCGACGAGCAGACCTCCTTCGCCGTGCTCGACGCCTACGCCGCCGCGGGCGGCAACTTCGTCGACACCGCCGACAGCTACAGCGCCTGGGTGGAGGGCAACGCCGGCGGCGAGTCCGAGACGATCATCGGCAAGTGGGTCAAGGCCCGCGGCAACCGCGACGACGTCGTCATCGCCACCAAGGTCAGCCAGCACCCCGAGTACCAGGGCCTGTCCGCGGCCACCATCAAGGCCGCCGCCGACGCCTCCCTGCGCCGCCTCGGCACCGACCGCATCGACCTCTACTACACGCACTTCGACAAGCCCGAGGTGCCGGTCGAGGAGATCATCGGCGCGCTGGACGAGCTGGTGAGGGCGGGCAAGGTCCGGCACATCGCCGCGTCCAACATCAGCCCCGAGCGGCTGCGGGCCTCCCTGGACTTCTCCGACCGAGAGGGCCTGGCCCGCTACGTCGCCCTCCAGCCGCACTACAACCTGGTCTCCCGCGACACCTACGAGGGCCCGTTGCAGGACCTGGCCGCCCGCGAGGGCCTGGCCGCGGTGCCCTACTACTCCCTCGCGGCGGGCTTCCTCACCGGCAAGTACCGCCCGGGTACGACCGTCGACAGCCCCCGCGCCGGCACGGGCGCGAAGTACGCCCGGTCCGAGCGCGGCGGGCGGGTCCTGGCGGCCCTGGACGAGATCGCCGCCGCCCACGGGGCCCCGGTCGCCACGGTCGCCCTGGCCTGGCTCGCCGCCCAGCCGACGGTCACGGCCCCCATCGCCTCGGCCCGCACGGTCGACCAGCTCCCGGCCCTCCTGGGCGTCGCCGACCTGACCCTGACGGACGACGACCTGAAGAAACTGACGGAGGCGTCGGCCTGA